One window from the genome of Elaeis guineensis isolate ETL-2024a chromosome 5, EG11, whole genome shotgun sequence encodes:
- the LOC105046283 gene encoding uncharacterized protein isoform X1: protein MNLIRFYYYKVTMPPRRMTRTTQGIARETSQPRDGSTPHLTSGTPQEEGVVDPNGSASRARQEPDMAQLMQTLIRMVQAQQQIQQQIFEQQQIQRDIQQHQHPPPQHGEQPVQRNNISEFKKLAPPAFKGTTEPLEADNWIMEMEKAFAVQECLDEEKIRYAAYLLQGEAYNWCQRLQRKHEQDGEILTWERFRIAFYDQYFPRSIRIQKEQEFIYLKQKGMSVTEYEAKFTELAKFAPRLVDGEQERVHKFEMGLRTEIRKQVVPYELTTYADVVNKALIIEREVNEERMERERKQRKRAQSNDTQGQNNKNIKRSAKGTVDNKTQQIDGEPCSRYGKNHADKDCYWNTGAYFKCGQKDHKIASCPLNTENQAGKGTHEGQHKGGGQISKTQGRVYALTQQNPQASNTMVTDMKNFEDEISF, encoded by the coding sequence atgaatctaataaggttttactactacaaggttaccatgcctccccgtagaatgacaagaactactcaaggaattgcaagagagacatcacaaccacgggatggtagcactccccatctgaccagtggcacccctcaggaggagggagtcgtagatcctaatgggagtgcttcgagagcacgtcaagaaccagatatggctcagttaatgcagaccctaatcaggatggtacaagcacaacaacaaatacagcagcaaatatttgaacaacagcagatacaacgagatatacaacaacatcagcatccaccaccacaacatggagagcaaccagtacaacggaacaacatttcagaatttaaaaagcttgctcctccagctttcaaggggactactgaacctttggaggctgacaactggataatggagatggaaaaagccttcgctgtccaagagtgccttgatgaagaaaagattcgatatgcagcttatttactacaaggagaagcatacaactggtgtcagcgactacagcgcaagcatgaacaagacggcgaaatacttacctgggaaagatttcggattgcattctatgatcagtattttcctcggagtataaggatccagaaagagcaagagtttatttatttgaagcaaaagggtatgagtgtgactgaatatgaagcaaaatttacagagttagcaaaatttgctccgagattagtggatggtgagcaagaacgtgttcacaagtttgagatgggactgagaactgagattcgaaaacaagtggttccatatgaattgacaacttatgcagatgtggtaaacaaagcactgataattgaaagagaagtcaatgaagaacgcatggaaagagaaagaaagcaaagaaagagagcacaatcaaatgatacacaagggcagaataataaaaacatcaaaagatcagctaagggaacagtagacaataagactcaacagattgatggtgagccatgctccagatatggcaaaaatcatgcagacaaggattgctattggaataccggtgcttatttcaaatgtggtcagaaagatcataaaattgctagctgcccgctaaatactgaaaatcaagctggcaaaggaactcatgaaggacaacataagggtggcggacagatttctaaaacccagggaagagtttatgcgcttactcaacagaatccacaggcttccaatacaatggtgacagatatgaaaaatttcgaggacgaaatttctttttag